Proteins found in one Sardina pilchardus chromosome 3, fSarPil1.1, whole genome shotgun sequence genomic segment:
- the LOC134076050 gene encoding myeloid-associated differentiation marker-like protein 2 has translation MDPHGGHYLNKAAVLSGLGIARMCQLLLGCTIMALVSHGAGYSADYGIYCMFVWCFCFAVTLVVFMLDVTRLHGCVPISWDNFTVSFAMLATLMYITASVVYPVYFVSAGECPSEGCETLAYRIAVTVCSSLCSFAYGAEVFLTRAKPGHVVGYMATLSGLLKVVQAFVACIMFGALANDTDYNKHIPTQYCVVVYSLCFALTVIVVALTVSGRTAALRFPFDRFVVIYTFMAILLYLSAAVIWPVFSFDRKYGTSDRPYNCPREHCPWDSKLVVAVFTQVNLILYFTDLVYTQRIRFVSHSV, from the coding sequence ATGGATCCACACGGTGGGCACTACCTGAACAAGGCCGCGGTGCTCTCCGGCCTGGGCATCGCCCGCATGTGCCAGCTGCTGCTGGGCTGCACCATCATGGCGCTGGTGTCCCACGGCGCGGGTTACAGCGCGGACTACGGCATCTACTGCATGTTCGTGTGGTGCTTCTGCTTCGCCGTCACGCTGGTGGTCTTCATGCTGGACGTGACGCGGCTGCACGGCTGCGTGCCCATCAGCTGGGACAACTTCACCGTCTCCTTCGCCATGCTGGCCACGCTCATGTACATCACCGCCTCCGTGGTCTACCCCGTCTACTTCGTGTCCGCCGGCGAGTGCCCGTCGGAGGGCTGCGAGACGCTGGCCTACCGCATCGCCGTCACCGTCTGCTCCAGCCTCTGCAGCTTCGCCTACGGCGCGGAGGTGTTCCTGACGCGGGCCAAGCCCGGCCACGTGGTGGGCTACATGGCCACGCTGAGCGGCCTGCTGAAGGTGGTGCAGGCCTTCGTGGCGTGCATCATGTTCGGGGCGCTGGCCAACGACACCGACTACAACAAGCACATCCCCACGCAGTACTGCGTGGTGGTGTACAGCCTGTGCTTCGCGCTGACCGTCATCGTGGTGGCGCTGACCGTGTCCGGCCGCACGGCGGCGCTGCGCTTCCCCTTCGACCGCTTCGTGGTGATCTACACGTTCATGGCCATACTGCTCTACCTCAGCGCCGCCGTCATCTGGCCCGTGTTCAGCTTCGACAGGAAGTACGGCACGTCGGACAGGCCGTACAACTGCCCGCGCGAACATTGCCCTTGGGACAGCAAGCTGGTGGTGGCGGTGTTCACCCAAGTCAACTTGATCCTCTACTTCACCGACCTTGTCTACACGCAAAGGATCCGATTCGTATCCCACTCAGTCTAG
- the notum1a gene encoding palmitoleoyl-protein carboxylesterase notum1a, with product MHSCQMRISAMRFMWSVSVLVLLQPGVLGARRFRGGRNSQPRRVLPSVPYRDRGDTTESFSLDFTAVEENMDNFMTQVKNLAQSLYPCSAQKLDYDMKLHFLENTSVTCNDGSPAGYYIKESKGSKRWLIFLEGGWYCFNRESCNSRYETMRRLMSSTKWPNTKTGTGILSPLPEENPHWWNANMVFIPYCSSDVWSGVSPKTNDSDYAFMGSLIIKEVVKELLTKGLDTAKVVLLAGSSAGGTGVLLNVDAVADLLAEQGYGGIQVRGLSDSGWFLDNKQYHCSDCLDTLSCAPTEAIKRGIKYWGGVVPESCRKAHEGEEWNCFFGYRVYPTIKRPVFVVQWLFDEAQLTVDNIHLTGQPLQEGQWNYIQELGLQLRNTLKDVPAMFAPACLSHEIITRSYWLDVQVKGTSLPRALHCWDRSFHDSARHSNKTPPRGCPMHLIDSCPWPHCNPTCPTIRDQYSGQEMSVLQFLMHMGFDVQAMAQQQGMDPSKLLGMLSNGS from the exons ATGCACTCCTGCCAGATGAGGATATCAGCGATGAGGTTCATGTGGTCGGTGTCGGTGCTGGTGCTTCTTCAGCCTGGAGTTCTCGGTGCCAGGAGGTTTAGAGGTGGTCGTAACTCCCAGCCTCGCCGGGTGCTGCCCTCAGTGCCATACCGGGACCGGGGAGACACGACCGAGAGCTTCTCGCTGGATTTCACGGCGGTGGAAGAGAACATGGACAACTTCATGACGCAGGTGAAGAACCTCGCGCAATCGTTGTATCCGTGCTCTGCGCAGAAACTCGACTATGATATGAAGTTACACTTTTTGGAGAATACATCGGTTACATGCAATGACGGGAGTCCAGCAGG GTACTACATAAAAGAGTCCAAAGGGAGTAAAAGATGGCTTATATTCTTAGAAG gtggCTGGTACTGTTTTAACAGAGAGAGCTGCAACAGTAGATACGAGACAATGAGACGCCTCATGAGCTCCACAAAATGGCCAAACACAAAGACGG GCACAGGAATACTTTCTCCGCTTCCAGAAGAAAATCCACACTGGTGGAATGCAAACATGGT aTTCATACCATATTGCTCCAGTGATGTATGGAGTGGGGTGTCTCCAAAGACCAATGACA GTGACTATGCGTTCATGGGATCTCTGATCATAAAGGAAGTGGTCAAGGAGCTGTTGACCAAAGGTTTGGACACGGCCAAGGTGGTGCTGCTCGCTGGTAGCAG tgctgGCGGTACAGGGGTGCTGCTGAATGTGGATGCGGTGGCGGACTTGCTAGCGGAGCAGGGCTACGGGGGCATCCAGGTGCGCGGCCTGTCTGACTCGGGCTGGTTCCTGGACAACAAGCAGTACCACTGCAGCGACTGCCTGGACACACTCAGCTGTGCCCCGACAGAGGCCATCAAGAGAGGCAtcaa GTACTGGGGAGGCGTCGTCCCGGAGAGCTGCAGGAAGGCCCACGAGGGGGAGGAGTGGAACTGCTTCTTTGGTTACAGAGTTTACCCAACTATCAAGC gtccCGTGTTTGTGGTGCAGTGGCTATTTGATGAAGCTCAGCTGACTGTAGACAACATTCACCTGACGGGCCAGCCCCTACAGGAGGGTCAGTGGAACTACATCCAGGAGCTCGGGCTCCAGCTGAGGAACACACTCAAGGACGTCCC ggcCATGTTTGCTCCTGCCTGCTTATCTCATGAGATCATCACCAGGAG ttactgGCTGGACGTGCAGGTGAAGGGCACCTCCCTCCCCCGTGCGCTGCACTGCTGGGACCGCAGTTTCCACGACAGCGCCCGGCACAGCAACAAGACCCCGCCCAGGGGCTGTCCCATGCACCTGATTGACAGCTGCCCGTGGCCCCACTGCAACCCCACGTGCCCGACCATCCGGGACCAGTACAGCGGCCAGGAGATGAGCGTGCTGCAGTTCCTCATGCACATGGGCTTCGACGTGCAGGCCATGGCCCAGCAGCAGGGCATGGACCCCAGCAagctactgggcatgctcagcaACGGCAGCTAA
- the pycr1a gene encoding pyrroline-5-carboxylate reductase 1a, producing the protein MSVGFIGAGQLAQALVKGFTAAGVIAAHRITASSPDTDLPTVASLRKMGVNFTTSNKETVQKSDVLFLAVKPHIIPFVLDEIGSDIEDRHLIVSCAAGVTIGSIEKKLGQHRQSPKVMRLMTNTPVVVREGATVYATGTHAEVEDGRLLEQLMSSVGFCTEVEEDLIDPVTGLSGSGPAYAFTAVDALADGGVKMGLPRRLAVRLGAQALLGAARMLLDSEQHPGQLKDNVCSPGGATIHALHVMESGGFRSLLINAVEASCIRTRELQFLADQEKISAAAIKKTTLDKVLQQPGVEESSVGVRTGISLFNSRHKK; encoded by the exons ATGAGTGTGGGCTTCATCGGAGCGGGCCAGCTGGCTCAAGCGTTGGTGAAGGGATTCACAGCTGCAG GTGTTATTGCTGCACACAGAATCACTGCTAGCTCTCCTGACACTGACCTGCCCACTGTGGCTAGCCTTAGA aaAATGGGAGTGAACTTCACCACCAGTAACAAAGAGACGGTGCAGAAGAGCGACGTTCTGTTTCTGGCTGTGAAACCACACATCATCCCGTTTGTGCTGGACGAGATTGGCTCAGACATCGAAGACCGTCACCTGATTGTGTCCTGCGCTGCCGGAGTGACCATCGGCTCCATTGAAAAG AAATTGGGACAGCACCGGCAGAGCCCGAAGGTCATGCGTCTGATGACCAACACGCCCGTGGTGGTGCGGGAGGGGGCCACGGTGTACGCCACGGGCACGCACGCCGAGGTGGAGGACGGCCGGCTGCTGGAGCAGCTGATGAGCAGCGTGGGCTTCTGcacggaggtggaggaggacctGATCGACCCCGTCACCGGCCTCAGCGGCAGCGGCCCGGCCTAC GCGTTTACTGCAGTGGATGCCCTCGCTGATGGTGGAGTGAAGATGGGCCTGCCGAGGAGACTGGCCGTGCGGTTAGGAGCTCAGGCTTTGCTG ggagcGGCCCGGATGCTGTTGGACTCGGAGCAGCACCCTGGCCAGCTGAAGGACAACGTGTGCTCACCAGGGGGTGCCACCATCCACGCGCTGCACGTGATGGAGAGCGGCGGCTTCCGCAGTCTGCTCATCAACGCCGTGGAGGCCTCCTGCATCCGGACAAG ggaGCTTCAGTTCCTGGCAGACCAGGAGAAGATCTCGGCGGCCGCCATCAAGAAGACGACGCTGGACAAGGTGCTGCAGCAGCCCGGCGTGGAGGAGTCCAGCGTGGGCGTCCGCACGGGGATCAGCCTCTTCAACAGCAGACACAAGAAGTGA